From the Candidatus Omnitrophota bacterium genome, one window contains:
- a CDS encoding glycosyltransferase family 39 protein — translation MSKLRRGFWILFWAGLAARLLYVTAGFIELSPDEAYYWQWSRRLDWSYYSKGPLVAFLIRLGTLIGGDTAFGVRLPTVILSALTLYFSLRLYDRLFPKDDLGVFFMAVFYNTIPLMLVGSMIATIDPPLCAAWMGGTLALHKAVRGERWGWAGLALALGFGIAAKYTMLLFLPTIFFYLLSSFENCLWMKRLKPYLAIACGMTFLLTALIWNEQHQWVTYRHTMALGHIGAATQWPKNLINFLEMMGTQAGVISPILFVLLIMGVWIHGSKLLHFFRDETYDGSALILSSCAPVFLFYFLLSFERPINANWLAVVYPPAILAGAQVCAEKWREGWGRKLLPAGAALGAILCFGLLFSDVFHFLNLPQSQKWDPAARLKGWKDFAALAKKAADGLPQDVPYFYFGDRYQTSSELSFYLEDHPWTLCASSVPLSNQYDVWGGSRQKIGWNGVFAMRDKRAESLILPWQVDKAFARVESAGEATVVRYGKIIRCDRVWRCFDFKGWPMQVELNP, via the coding sequence ATGAGCAAGCTGCGCCGCGGCTTTTGGATTCTTTTCTGGGCGGGTCTCGCCGCGCGGCTGTTGTATGTGACGGCGGGTTTCATCGAGTTGTCGCCGGATGAAGCCTATTACTGGCAATGGTCGCGGCGGCTGGATTGGAGTTATTACAGCAAGGGGCCGTTAGTGGCTTTTCTGATTCGCTTGGGAACGCTAATCGGCGGCGATACGGCGTTCGGCGTCCGATTACCGACAGTGATACTATCCGCGTTGACGCTTTATTTTTCTCTGAGACTCTACGACCGGCTTTTCCCCAAGGACGATCTCGGCGTTTTTTTTATGGCCGTGTTTTACAACACGATTCCCCTTATGTTAGTTGGCAGCATGATCGCGACCATCGATCCCCCTTTGTGCGCCGCCTGGATGGGCGGAACGCTAGCCTTGCATAAAGCGGTGAGGGGCGAGCGTTGGGGTTGGGCGGGATTGGCGTTGGCGCTAGGTTTCGGCATCGCCGCTAAGTATACCATGCTGCTCTTTCTTCCTACCATATTCTTTTATCTTTTATCTTCTTTTGAAAACTGTCTATGGATGAAGCGGCTGAAACCCTATCTCGCCATCGCATGCGGAATGACATTTCTTCTTACAGCCTTGATTTGGAACGAACAGCATCAATGGGTTACTTATCGCCATACGATGGCTTTAGGGCATATCGGCGCAGCGACCCAGTGGCCGAAAAACCTGATCAATTTTCTCGAAATGATGGGAACGCAGGCGGGCGTCATTTCCCCCATTCTCTTCGTTTTGTTGATAATGGGCGTATGGATTCATGGAAGCAAACTATTGCACTTCTTCAGGGATGAGACCTATGATGGATCGGCGTTGATTCTGTCTTCTTGCGCGCCCGTCTTTCTTTTTTATTTTCTGCTCTCTTTCGAGCGGCCGATCAATGCCAATTGGCTGGCGGTCGTTTATCCTCCCGCTATCCTCGCCGGGGCGCAGGTTTGTGCGGAAAAATGGCGGGAAGGGTGGGGAAGAAAGTTATTGCCAGCAGGCGCGGCGCTTGGAGCGATTCTTTGCTTTGGCCTGCTCTTCTCCGATGTCTTTCATTTTCTTAACTTGCCGCAATCGCAAAAATGGGATCCCGCCGCCCGCTTGAAAGGCTGGAAAGATTTTGCTGCTTTAGCGAAGAAGGCCGCCGACGGTTTGCCTCAAGACGTTCCCTATTTCTATTTCGGCGACCGCTATCAGACTTCCAGCGAACTCTCTTTTTATCTTGAAGATCATCCCTGGACTCTTTGCGCTTCCAGCGTTCCGCTTTCCAATCAATACGACGTTTGGGGCGGATCCCGGCAAAAAATCGGCTGGAACGGCGTCTTCGCCATGCGCGACAAACGCGCGGAATCGTTGATCCTGCCCTGGCAAGTGGATAAAGCTTTCGCCCGCGTCGAATCCGCCGGAGAAGCCACCGTGGTACGCTATGGGAAAATCATCCGCTGCGACCGCGTCTGGCGCTGCTTCGATTTCAAAGGATGGCCGATGCAAGTGGAATTGAATCCTTGA
- a CDS encoding glycosyltransferase family 2 protein, whose amino-acid sequence MTNSNNTQSPEISIVVPCYNEEENVLILWRSLHEVMDALGRDYELLFVNDGSADGTEAVLTGLKTQDARMRVIRLKKNSGLSSALLAGFQSARGEYIVTLDADLQNDPQDIPQLLAYLPEYDMAFGWRKDRKDNIIRVLSTKIANGVRNYLTQENIPDIACTLKAFKRSCLNSIKMYKGMHRFLPTLFHIEGYRTIQIPVRHHHRQFGQAKYGVWNRLFVSTADCFAVRWMIRRRIQFEKEEIE is encoded by the coding sequence ATGACCAATTCGAATAATACTCAATCCCCCGAAATCTCCATCGTCGTTCCCTGTTACAACGAAGAGGAAAACGTTCTTATCCTTTGGCGCTCGCTGCATGAGGTGATGGACGCTTTGGGACGCGATTACGAGCTTCTTTTCGTCAACGACGGCAGCGCCGATGGTACGGAAGCGGTTTTAACCGGACTGAAAACGCAAGATGCGCGTATGCGCGTCATTCGCTTGAAAAAGAACTCAGGCCTTTCCTCGGCGCTTTTGGCGGGATTTCAATCGGCGCGGGGGGAGTATATCGTAACTTTAGACGCCGACTTGCAGAATGATCCGCAGGACATCCCTCAACTACTGGCCTATTTGCCGGAATACGATATGGCCTTCGGTTGGCGCAAAGACCGCAAGGACAACATCATTCGCGTTCTTTCCACCAAGATCGCCAACGGCGTGCGCAATTATCTTACGCAAGAGAATATTCCCGATATCGCCTGCACGCTGAAAGCTTTCAAGCGTTCCTGCCTGAACTCGATCAAAATGTACAAGGGGATGCACCGCTTCTTGCCGACATTATTCCACATCGAAGGCTATAGGACGATTCAGATTCCCGTCCGCCATCATCATCGCCAATTCGGCCAGGCGAAATACGGCGTATGGAACCGCCTCTTCGTTTCCACCGCCGACTGTTTCGCCGTGCGCTGGATGATCCGGCGGCGCATCCAATTCGAGAAGGAAGAGATCGAATAA
- a CDS encoding DJ-1/PfpI family protein, producing MSVKKILMLVGDFVEDYEVIVPYQALTMVGHLVHAACPSKRSGETVRTAVHDFEGDQTYSEKRGHNFALNATFNEIKAEEYDALVIPGGRAPEYLRLNPAVLAAVRHFADAQKPIAAICHGAQLLAAAGALQGKSCTAYPAVKPEAVLAGGLWVDVPIDKAHVDGNLVTAPAWPAHPDWLAKFLQVLGTTIEP from the coding sequence ATGAGCGTCAAAAAAATACTCATGCTGGTTGGCGATTTTGTGGAAGATTATGAGGTTATAGTTCCCTATCAGGCCTTGACGATGGTCGGGCATCTCGTTCATGCCGCCTGTCCGAGCAAAAGAAGCGGCGAGACGGTTCGCACCGCCGTGCACGATTTCGAAGGCGATCAAACGTACAGCGAAAAACGCGGCCATAATTTCGCGTTGAACGCAACTTTCAACGAGATCAAGGCAGAAGAGTACGACGCCTTGGTCATCCCCGGCGGACGCGCGCCCGAATACCTTCGCCTCAATCCCGCCGTTCTCGCCGCCGTGCGCCATTTCGCCGACGCCCAAAAGCCCATCGCCGCCATTTGCCACGGAGCGCAACTGCTCGCGGCGGCAGGCGCGTTGCAAGGGAAATCATGCACAGCCTATCCCGCCGTCAAGCCGGAAGCCGTCCTTGCAGGCGGCCTATGGGTAGACGTTCCTATCGACAAAGCGCATGTAGACGGCAATCTCGTTACCGCTCCCGCCTGGCCCGCCCATCCAGATTGGCTGGCGAAATTTCTCCAAGTTCTGGGAACGACAATCGAACCGTGA
- a CDS encoding glycosyltransferase family 39 protein, translating into MTTETKTLSWTNFVRENAFLLGLALIKLFVHFAVNARDSVFRDELYYIACGKHLAFGYVDHPPFVALMAALSRWFLGDSIFALRLSSAIAGAAMVFITGLLAREMGGKRFAQNLAALCALLAPIYLGIDSFFSMNAFDQLFWLLGAYLLVLLIKRESRGLWVTFGVVMGLGLMNKISLLFFGFGLSIGILLTPNRRWLLKPWIWISGGIAFLIFIPHILWQMANGWPTLEFIRNASQYKNASLSPWEFVKAQIVLAHPLMLPIWLAGLLRLFFHREEKPFRLLGWIYIAAMIVFILNNGKPYYLAPAYTFLFAAGAIVFENGIDALRKPWLKPVLCAVLITGGALTAPMALPILPSDMFIRYNQILGIEAPREENHEMGVLPQFFADRYGWREMTEAIAEVYNRLPPDERRECAIIAGNYGQAGAIDYFGPSLGLPNAVCGHNNYFLWGPGDKSGDIAIVYGHSREDCEKSFESVEQAAIFTHPYVMPYENNKSIFICRKIKKPIQELWPQIKRYI; encoded by the coding sequence ATGACGACGGAAACCAAAACGTTATCATGGACCAATTTCGTTCGGGAAAATGCGTTCTTGCTTGGCCTGGCTTTGATAAAATTATTCGTCCATTTCGCCGTCAACGCCCGCGACAGCGTCTTTCGCGATGAACTGTATTATATCGCCTGCGGCAAGCATCTGGCGTTCGGCTATGTCGATCATCCTCCCTTCGTCGCCTTGATGGCGGCGTTGTCTCGATGGTTTTTGGGCGATTCGATTTTCGCCTTGCGTCTATCCTCCGCCATCGCAGGAGCCGCGATGGTTTTTATTACTGGCCTATTGGCGCGAGAAATGGGCGGCAAACGCTTCGCGCAGAATCTCGCCGCTCTCTGCGCGCTGTTGGCGCCCATTTATTTGGGGATCGATAGTTTTTTTTCCATGAACGCCTTCGATCAATTGTTCTGGCTGCTAGGCGCGTATCTTCTGGTTTTATTGATTAAGCGGGAATCCCGTGGATTATGGGTGACGTTTGGCGTCGTCATGGGTTTAGGTTTGATGAACAAAATTTCCCTATTGTTTTTTGGATTCGGCTTGTCGATCGGCATTCTCTTGACGCCCAATCGGCGCTGGCTGCTTAAACCTTGGATATGGATTTCGGGAGGAATCGCGTTTCTGATTTTTATACCCCATATTTTATGGCAGATGGCCAATGGCTGGCCGACGTTGGAGTTCATTCGCAACGCCTCTCAATATAAAAACGCCTCCTTATCGCCTTGGGAATTCGTAAAAGCGCAAATCGTATTGGCGCATCCTCTTATGCTCCCGATTTGGTTAGCGGGACTCTTGCGGCTTTTTTTCCATAGAGAAGAGAAGCCGTTTCGCCTTTTAGGATGGATTTATATCGCCGCCATGATCGTATTCATTCTGAATAACGGCAAACCTTACTATTTGGCGCCAGCGTATACTTTCCTCTTTGCGGCGGGCGCCATCGTTTTCGAGAACGGTATCGATGCGCTGCGCAAGCCTTGGCTCAAACCGGTTCTCTGCGCCGTTCTGATAACAGGGGGAGCGCTTACGGCGCCGATGGCTCTGCCCATTCTTCCTTCGGACATGTTCATTCGCTACAACCAAATCCTGGGAATAGAGGCTCCACGCGAGGAAAATCATGAAATGGGCGTCTTGCCGCAATTCTTCGCCGACCGTTACGGGTGGAGGGAAATGACAGAGGCGATAGCGGAGGTCTATAATCGGCTTCCTCCCGATGAACGGCGCGAATGCGCCATTATCGCTGGAAATTATGGCCAGGCGGGAGCCATCGATTATTTCGGTCCTTCTCTCGGCTTGCCCAACGCCGTCTGCGGACATAACAATTATTTTCTATGGGGACCGGGAGATAAGAGCGGCGATATCGCCATCGTCTATGGCCATTCCCGCGAGGACTGCGAAAAATCTTTCGAAAGCGTCGAGCAGGCGGCTATATTTACACATCCCTACGTTATGCCTTACGAGAACAACAAATCAATATTTATATGCCGGAAAATCAAAAAACCTATTCAAGAACTCTGGCCGCAAATAAAGAGATATATTTAG
- a CDS encoding DEAD/DEAH box helicase, translating into MSATISSLPGFSDLALPEPLMKALKDVGYETPSPIQAATIPPLLAGKDVLGQAQTGTGKTAAFALPILSRIDLKRMEPQALVLTPTRELAIQVAEAFQRYAAHLKGFHVLPIYGGQDFSGQLRQLKRGVHAVVGTPGRVMDHMRRATLNLDALRCLVLDEADEMLRMGFIEDVEWVLEQTPPQRQVALFSATMPETIRRIAKRYLRDPEEVTIKVRTVTAETIRQRYWMVSGLHKLDALTRILEAESFDGMIVFVRTKTATEELSEKLEARGFASAPLNGDIQQKQRERTVERFKAGKLDILVATDVAARGLDVDRVSHVVNYDIPNDAESYVNRIGRTGRAGRSGEAILFVAPRERQMLHAIEKSTKQNIEMMALPTTEIINNKRIANFKQRITDTLAVNEIGLFYQIVEQYRQEHNTPPLEIAAALAKIAQGGKDLLLPNEPKPPKPEPEEALPRKRTSSKRGKTNSAMEKGMTRYRVEVGRRDGVKPGNLVGAITNELGLEGKNIGRIDIYDDFCVIDLPDDLPLDILQSLKKIWVAGKPLKISKYSGAPKSEPATKKYKYISKTAKNRGSRFPKKSKKK; encoded by the coding sequence ATGTCCGCAACGATTTCATCGCTGCCGGGTTTTAGCGATTTGGCATTGCCCGAACCTTTGATGAAGGCCCTGAAAGATGTGGGGTACGAAACGCCTTCGCCCATCCAAGCGGCGACGATCCCGCCTCTTCTGGCAGGGAAAGACGTGCTGGGACAAGCTCAAACCGGAACCGGGAAGACCGCCGCCTTTGCGCTGCCCATCTTATCGCGCATCGATCTGAAGCGGATGGAACCGCAAGCGCTGGTGCTTACGCCTACGCGGGAATTGGCGATTCAAGTCGCCGAGGCTTTCCAGCGCTACGCCGCTCACTTGAAAGGATTTCACGTCTTGCCCATTTACGGAGGACAGGATTTCAGCGGCCAATTGCGTCAATTGAAGCGGGGCGTCCACGCCGTAGTAGGAACGCCGGGTCGGGTGATGGACCACATGCGCCGCGCCACGCTTAACCTCGATGCGCTGAGATGCCTGGTGCTCGACGAAGCGGACGAGATGTTGCGCATGGGATTCATCGAGGATGTGGAGTGGGTGTTGGAACAGACGCCGCCGCAACGCCAGGTGGCGCTATTTTCCGCCACCATGCCGGAGACGATCCGCCGCATCGCCAAACGTTATCTGCGAGATCCCGAAGAAGTAACCATCAAAGTGCGGACGGTTACGGCGGAAACCATTCGCCAACGCTATTGGATGGTGAGCGGACTGCATAAACTCGACGCCCTGACGCGGATTTTGGAAGCGGAATCTTTTGACGGCATGATCGTATTCGTGCGCACCAAAACGGCGACGGAAGAACTGTCGGAAAAACTGGAAGCGCGCGGCTTCGCCTCGGCGCCGCTCAACGGCGATATCCAACAGAAGCAGCGCGAACGCACGGTGGAGAGATTTAAAGCGGGAAAGCTCGATATCCTGGTCGCCACGGACGTAGCGGCGCGGGGACTTGACGTAGACCGGGTCAGCCATGTCGTCAATTACGATATCCCCAACGACGCCGAATCGTACGTCAACCGCATAGGCCGCACTGGCCGGGCGGGACGCAGCGGCGAAGCGATTCTATTCGTCGCCCCGCGCGAAAGGCAGATGCTGCACGCCATCGAAAAATCGACGAAACAGAATATCGAGATGATGGCGCTGCCCACGACGGAAATTATCAACAACAAGCGCATCGCCAACTTTAAACAACGGATCACCGATACGCTGGCCGTCAACGAGATCGGATTGTTTTATCAAATCGTCGAACAATACCGCCAAGAGCATAATACTCCTCCGCTGGAGATCGCTGCTGCTTTGGCAAAAATTGCGCAAGGCGGCAAAGACCTGTTGCTGCCCAACGAACCGAAGCCGCCTAAACCCGAACCGGAAGAGGCGCTGCCAAGGAAAAGAACATCCTCCAAACGCGGCAAAACCAACTCCGCCATGGAAAAAGGAATGACGCGCTACCGCGTCGAAGTAGGACGCCGCGACGGCGTAAAGCCGGGCAATCTCGTCGGTGCGATTACCAATGAATTGGGTTTGGAAGGTAAAAATATCGGACGGATCGATATCTATGACGATTTCTGCGTCATCGATTTGCCCGACGATCTCCCGCTGGATATTCTGCAGTCGCTTAAAAAAATTTGGGTGGCCGGCAAACCTTTAAAAATATCGAAATATAGCGGCGCTCCCAAATCGGAGCCAGCGACGAAAAAATATAAATATATTTCAAAGACCGCAAAGAATCGGGGGAGTCGTTTTCCCAAAAAAAGCAAAAAGAAATAA
- a CDS encoding phosphatase PAP2 family protein: MGLFKAYFNYKKLALWAFHGLMISILLYFDTPMYRGFQSALQWMNQQSFILYHEIVKLRHWRFFNEFGCAWAGILICYFIWEYDRENRKKIVVLAVSALISVSIYTVLQATVGKLRPSVTDGVATYLPFLIGWQSDNSLSFPSGHATFAFTLASFLALLYPRRKYFFLLIATATALARIYFHAHYFSDIYAGGVIGFETTNFVYFSYEWITAKKGIGLNVSAP, translated from the coding sequence ATGGGATTGTTCAAAGCGTATTTCAATTATAAAAAGTTGGCTTTATGGGCATTTCATGGCCTGATGATTTCCATCCTTCTCTATTTCGATACCCCCATGTATCGCGGTTTTCAATCCGCCTTGCAATGGATGAATCAGCAATCGTTTATTCTTTATCATGAAATCGTCAAACTGCGCCACTGGCGTTTCTTCAATGAATTCGGCTGCGCTTGGGCGGGGATTTTGATTTGCTATTTTATTTGGGAGTATGATCGGGAAAATCGCAAAAAAATCGTCGTGCTCGCCGTTTCCGCGCTGATTTCCGTTTCGATCTATACGGTTCTCCAAGCAACCGTCGGTAAACTTCGCCCTAGCGTTACCGATGGAGTGGCAACCTACCTGCCGTTTCTTATCGGTTGGCAGTCGGATAACAGTTTGTCGTTCCCTTCGGGACATGCCACGTTTGCGTTTACGCTGGCTTCTTTTTTGGCGCTGCTTTATCCGCGCCGGAAATACTTTTTTCTGCTTATCGCCACCGCCACGGCATTGGCGCGGATCTATTTTCACGCGCATTACTTCTCCGACATATACGCAGGCGGCGTTATAGGCTTCGAAACGACAAATTTCGTCTATTTTTCTTACGAATGGATCACGGCGAAAAAAGGAATCGGCCTCAACGTTTCCGCGCCATAA